The Pseudomonadota bacterium nucleotide sequence GGGCGGGCAAAAATCTCTCGACAGGTACCGGTTTCGACAATACGGCCACCGGTCATGACCGCGACCCGGTCGGCATAACGCCGGACCACTCCCAGATCGTGAGTAATCAACAGCATCGCCATGCCCAGACGTTTATTCAGATCGCGCAACAGGTCGAGTACCTGGGCCTGCACAGTCACGTCCAGAGCCGTCGTCGGCTCGTCGGCAATCAACAGGTCCGGCTGATTGGCTAAGGCCATGGCGATCATGACCCGCTGCCGCTGACCGCCGGAAAGCTGATGCGGATAGGCGTCAAGACGGCGAGCGGCGTCTTCGATACCCACCATTTCCAATAGTTCACGAACCTTTTGCCGCAGTTCCCGGCGGCCCTCGCCCCCCCCGTGCAGTCTCAGGCTTTCCCCGATCTGGCGGACAATCGGGTGCAGCGGATTAAGCGAGGTCATGGGTTCCTGAAAAATCATGCCGATTCGATTACCGCGCAGATTCCGCATGCGGCTTTCCGGCAGGGTAAAAATCTCCTGGCCCTTGAAAAAGATGTGCCCCTCACCGGGATGCCAGGCTTCCGGATAAGGCAGCAGGCGCAAAATCGAATGGGCGGTCACCGATTTGCCGGAACCGCTTTCGCCCACCAGGGCCACGATTTCATGTGGAGCAATCGCCATGGACAGTCGATCCACCGCCAAAAGCGGTTCCGGCCCGCGTCCGAAAGCCACGGAAAGATTCTTGATTTCAAGTAAAGGCTGAGTCATCAAACTTAATTCTCACGTCTGTCTATCCAGGGTTACAAATTAGCTTCCGTGACGGGCGGCATACGCCCTGACCCGTTTTCGTTTTATCCGTTCAAAGCCTCGCGCACCTTGATCGCCAGATTCCGATTTGAAAAAGGCTTCTGAATAAAAATCACCCCCTGATCCAGCAAGCTCCGATGGACAATAACATTGGCCGAGTATCCGGACATAAACATGGCTTTCATTGCCGGATACTGACGGCGCAGTTGCTCCGCCAAATCACGACCGTTCATGACCGGCATGACCACATCGGTGATCAGCAGGCTGATTTCACCCGCGTGCCGCTCAGCCAGGTTCAGAGCCTGATCCGTGGTCTCGGCGGCCAGCACTCGATAATTCAGCCGTTCGAGGATCGCCTTGACGAGTTTCAGGATGGAAACTTCATCCTCGACCAGCAGCACGGTTTCGCCTTGACCCACGGGAACTGTCGTCACCTCCGGCTCCGCGCCCGGTTCGTCTTCACCCTGATGACGAGGCAGATAAATCCTGATGGTTGAGCCTTTCCCCGGTTCGCTGTAAACATTGATGAAACCTTTATTTTGTTTGACGATACCGTAAACCGTGGCCAGACCCAGGCCGGTGCCGTCGCCGGCTTTCTTGGTCGTGAAGAAAGGATCGAAAATATTGTCGATGATTTCCGGAGGCATGCCGCAGCCGTCATCGCTGACGGCTAAAAGAACGAAGGCACCGGGAATAATAAATCCGGCGTGAGCGGCGCAGTAGGCCTCGTCAATGGATACGTTATCGGTCTCAATGGTGACCTTGCCGACATCGGTGATGGCATCCCGGGCGTTGACGCAGAGGTTGGCCAGAATCTGGTCGACCTGAGACGGGTCCATATAAACAGGCCACAAGCCCACTCCCGGACGCCAGAAAAGATCAAGGTTTTCACCCAAAAGCCGACGCAGCATTTTGAGCAGACTTTCCACGGTCATATTTAAATCAAGCACTTTGGGGTTGATCTTCTGTTTGCGGGCGAAAGCCAGCAATTGCCGGGTCATCGCCGCGGAGCGGTTCGCGGCGTCAAGCACTTCCTCCAGATCGGCATACAGAGGCGTGGACGGGTCCAGCCCTTCCAGCGCCATCTCCGTATAACCGATAATCACGCTGAGCATATTATTGAAATTATGGGCCACGCCTCCGGCCAGACGGCCCACCGATTCCATTTTCTAAGCCTGGTGAAGCTGAGCTTCAAGGTTCTTGCGAACGGTAATATTTCTGACAATGCCGACGCCATGAAGACGGTTGTCCAATTCAACCAACACGGCGTTGATATCGGCTGAAAAGAAACTGCCGTCCTTGCGCTTGAGCTGAACATCCTGCATGACCACGATCTTATCGCGGGGCGACGGTGCCAATCGTGCCCGAAAGTCCGCCAGCCGATCCACCGGGCAGAAGTCGGAAACCGAGAGTTCGTGAAGTTCCGTAACGGAGTAGCCCAGCATGCGACAGAGCGCTTCATTGCCCGCGACCAGACGGCCTGACTTGACCTTTGCCAACAGAATGCCGTCGCCGGCCGAATCGAAGATGGTGCGCAGGGTTTGTTCCGATCTTAGACGCTCGGCCTCCACCTCGATTCCGTGCAGCGCAAAAGCGATGTCACCGGCGATTTCGGTCGGCAGCGAGGTTTCCTGAGCGTCACCCACAAATTCCGGCGGCGCCAGAACCCCCAGACAGCCGTACTGCCGGCCCTTATGCCTGAGCGCGAGGGTCATGCCGGCGCATTTTTCATATTGGCCTCCCAGGGGACAGCTTTCGCAGGAGGTCGCCGGATCATTGGTCAGTGCCCCCTCGCAGCAGACAGGATTTTCCCCCTCCGCGGCCCGGCCCAAAAAACGAGCGAAGGCATCGGGGTCAAATCCGCTCTGCGCCCCCTCAACCTTTTTCGGCAAGTGATCGTTCAGCACAATCCAGGCGCCCCTGAGCCCGCGTTCACGAACCAGATTCCGGCATACGGCCTGAATCAGGCGGTCACGATCCTTTTCCCGCACGATCAGCTGATTGACGCTGCGGACACCCTGCAGAACTTCGTTCAGAAACTGGATTCTTCCGGTTTGTTCCGCGACCATTTCCTCCAGTCCCTGTCGGTACCGGGCCAATTCGTCCTCGACCTTTTTGCGTCGGGAGATGTTGCGGATAATACCGACCGTGCCCAGAAAAGTGGGTAAACCGCCATTAACGGCGCCATACAGGCCGGAACTGTTAACCTCGCCGATGAACCCGGTTTGACCGCCACGGTGCAACTCCGCGGGCACGGGTTGATCGATTCCGCACGCAAGCAGGTGCAACTCCATGGCCAGGGTCTTGCGGGAACCCGTTCGACGTTCATCAAAGAGCTTGGGCGCTTCCTCGTCACCGGTTTTCCGGCCCGCTAATCCGGGAAGGACAGCTTAGCGACTGACTTTCTCAACCTCGGCGGGCAGGGCAATCGTGGCAAACGGCAGCCCGATCAATTCTTCAGAGCTGTAGCCTAAAAGTTTCACGGCGTCGTTCAGAAACGTAAAACGGCCCTCGGTGTCGATACGGTAGACGATGTCGGGGATCGTCGTCACCAGGGTCCGATATCTTTCTTCAGAGGCGGACAGTTCCATGATTCTCCGGGCCAGTTCCTTCTGGGTACGCTGCAGTTCCAGAAACACACGTACCTTAGCCAACAAGACGGCCGGTTTGTACGGTTTCACGATATATTCAACCGCGCCCAGTTCATAGCCTTTGAACAGGTCTTCTTCCTCGCCGTAAGCTGCGGTCATGAAGATAACGGGCAGATTTTTCGTTTTGGGGTCACCCCGCAAAAACTCGGCCAGCTCGTAGCCGTTCATGCCGGGTATCCGCACATCGAGAATCGCCAGGGAAAAATCGTGCGAGAGCGTCATGGTCAGGGCCTGATTCCCGCTGCCGGCCTCGATGACTTCGACATCCACGGCGCTCAGGACCTGACGCAGGGCGACCAGGTTTTCCCGGTGGTCGTCCACAATCAGAACCTTCTGCCGTAACGGACGAAAAGGAGTTGAGGCAAGCCCACAAGACTTCGCGGTCAAAATGTGCGCGCCTACCTCCGGAGCGGGAAAAACGTCTTGATTGCGGTTGTCTTTCTGAGCCATATCAAGTCCTCTCCGCCAAAACCATCTCAGCTTTACAACTCATTCAGCCACCCTTACCGGCACTGTTTTTTGCCCTAATACGGGAAGCGAGCCCCGCAACCTTTCATCCGTTTCGTATAATTCGTGAATGACCTTTTGCTACGCCTCCGGCATGCGATTTACCACCCGGTGCAGAAACAGCGAGACTTCATCCAGCAGTCACTCCTGGGAACGCACATCCTTGATCAAAACAGATTGCGCGTGTTCGCGCAATCTGTTTTCCTCGTCGCGGCTGAGATCCCGGGCGGTATGCACGATCACCGGCGGTAATTCAACCCCCTCGCGTTCAAGCTCGGTGAGCAACTCGTTGCCGTCCATGTCCGGCAGCCGCAGATCGAGAACGGGACAGTCATAGTTTTCCGCACGCAGCGCGGTCATGGCCTCGGCCCCGGTCGCGGCCTCGTCAACCGTGGTGTCAGCGCTGGCGACCAGCGCCACCGTCGCATGACGGATCTCCGGATCATCCTCGACCACCAGCACCCGCTTGGAATGTTCGGCGGCAACCTGTTCGAGCCGGCGGAAAGTCAGTTCGAGTTCTTCCGCGTTCAAAGGTTTGACGGCGTGGCTGATCGCGCCGCGGCTGCGCGATTCGGTCGTGGGTTCTTCAACGGATACCACATGAACGGGAATATGACGGGTGCGAACATCTTCCTTGAGCATCCCCAGGACCGTCCAGCCGTCCATACCGGAAAGCCCGATGTCGGGAATCACCGCCTCCGGCAGATGTTTGACCGCGAGTTCCAGACCGATTTCCCCGGTCGCCGCGGCCAGGCATTTCAGGCCTTTCTCGTGGCATTTATCCCGCAGGAGCCCGGCAAAACGTAAATCGTCCTCAATAATCAGAATAACCCGGTCAGTGGCGCTGAGAAGATCACGATCGTCGTTTATCGGGGGTGGAATCCGGGGCTCTGCAGTCTGGACATCGGCATGTTTTTTCGCCGACCGCGCTCCGTTTTCAGGGGCTGTCTGAGCTTCAACCGGAAGTTCAAGGCGAAACGTCGATCCCCGGCCCGGTTCGCTATCCAGCTGGATTTCACCGCCCAGCAGGGTTGCGATTTCGCGGGAAATCGACAGCCCCAGTCCCGTGCCGCCGTATTTTCGCGCCGTGCTGCCGTCGGTCTGCTAAAAGGCCTCGAAAATCACCTTATGCTGTTCCCGGGCGATGCCGATTCCGGTGTCGGTGATGCTGATGGCGAGCTGTCGCGGAGCGCGGATCCGACCCTGAGCGAAGGTGACCGTGACGCCGCCGGTCTCCGTGAATTTGACGGCGTTGGAGACAAGGTTGCGAATCACCTGTTCGACGCGCTTGGGGTCGCTGGTAATTTCGTCGGGCGCGTCCTCACGGATCACCACCTTCAGGCTGATCCCCTTTTCCTCGGCCAGATGCCCGAAAGATGTGCGGACGCGTTCGGCAAGCTCGCTGACCGACACCGGTCCGAAACGCAAATCTATGCGCCCGGCCTCGATTCGAGACAGATCCAGAATTTCGTTGATCAGGTTCAGAAGATCGTTACCGGCGGCGTGAATAATCTTCGCCGACTCCACCTGATCGGCGGCCAGATTGCCATCCTGGTTTCGGGCGAGACCTTGAGCGAGCAGCAGCAGGCTGTTCAGCGGCGTTCGCAGTTCATGCGACATGTTCGCCAGGAATTCGGACTTGTACTTGCTGGCCAGCGCCACTTCCTCGGCTTTTTCCTTCACGACCTTTCCGGCACGTTCGATTTCCCGGGTCCGGCGTTCAAGCAGATCATTTTTTTCCTTGAGCTCCTCATTGGTGAGCTCCAATTCCTCTTGTTGCCGCCTGAGATTTTCCTCGGATTCCTGCAAGCGCAAAGTCTGTTCTTCCAACTCCTCGTTGGCAACCCTCAACTCCTCCTGCTGAACCTGAAGTTCTTCGGTTAAGCGCTTCGACTCCTCGAGCAGTTCCTTCATGCGTTCCCGCGATTGGGCGGTCTGGACGGCGATCCCGATCGAATCGGTCACCAGGTCAAAAAAGTCCCGGTGCAGAGCCGAGAACGGCTTAAGCGAGGCAATTTCAATAACCCCCATGAGCTCCTGCTCAAACAGGAAGGGCACAGCGAGAATATTCCGGGGGCCCAGTTGGCCGAGGGCCGATCCGATCATGACATAGTCTGCCGGCACATCGTGCAGCGACAGCGGCTTTTTCCCGGCCGCCGCCTGCCCCACCAACCCTTCACACCAACCGCAAAGACCTCCGACACCGCCTCGTGTTTACGGTAGGCATAGCGACCGGTCAGACGAAGCCGGCCGTTAACAAACAGAAAAAGCGCTCCCCAACTGGGCGTCAACGACTTCGACGACACAGGCGATAATTTCATCGGCGAGCGTCACGAGGTCCTTTTCACCCCGCAGGTGTTCGTTCAGCCGGTTCCGCCCCTCGCGCAGCCGCTCCTGTCTTTGCAGTTTAGCCGCCATGTCGTTGAAAGCCGCGCCGAGCCCGCCGATTTCATCACGAGTCAAAATTTATGTGCGCACGCCCAGATCGCCCGCGGCGACCCGCTCCGCCGCGGCGGTGATTTGCTGTAACGGAAAGGCGATCACCCGGTTCATTACCCAGGCTATGAAAAGGGCAAATAAAATCGCCGCCAGCGCGATGATCACAAACGTGATGACCGCGTGGTTCAGCAGACGCGCGGATTCGCCCACCCTGGTGGCGATATATTTTCGCAGCCCCTCGTCAACCGCGATCAAAGTTGCACGCATTCGTTCAAAACGCGCTTTTTGCGCTCCCGTGCCGATCATACGCGCTTCGTCGGCTTTACCGGCGCCAATCAGTTTAAGCTGTTGCGCGAGATCCAAACAATAGGCCTCCAGATCATGCTCCAGTTCGGCAACCAGTTTGAGTTCTCCGGCGAGCGCATGCTTGTGCAAAAAGGTCTTGACCTGATCAACGGCAAGGTCAATCTCCTGCAATCTGTCCTCAATTTCGCGCTTTAAAGTACTCGTGGCGGCGACATTCTCGGCTACCAGCAGTCCCAGCAAGGAACCCCGAATGCGATTCAGATCGGAGCGGGTTTCCAGTAAGGCCATCAAGGCCGCATAACTCTGGTCAACCATCTAGCGCTCAAGCCTTTGCATCAGGGCGAGTTTATCATAGGCGGTCAGGGACAAGCCGACCAGCAGGGCGCCCATGACCCCAAAGCTCAATAACAGCTTTGACTTTACCCCTGAGATGTCTAAACCAGTCCATGACAACGCTCCTTTATAATCGGGGCCATTTTGAATCTTAAAAAACAGCTCCCGCGCCGCGATTTCCGGCCTGACCACGGGGGAAGACGAGCTCAAGAAAACCCGGTCAACCGTTGCCGGAAACACACGCGTTAAACCCCATCATTTGTCGGCCAGCACCATCCTGATTTTGGCGGCCAGATCCCTGGTTGAAAAAGGCTTCTGAATGAATTGGCAACCTTTGTCGAGCACCCCCCGGTGCACGATCACGTTCGCGGTATATCCCGACATGTACAAACACTTAAGCTTTGGGTACAGGGCCTGCAAGCGTCCGGACAGTTCCCGGCCGTTCATTTCAGGCATCACCACGTCGGTAAGCAACAGGTCGATCTCGCCGTCATGCTCGGCGGCCATCCGCAAAGCGTCGGAAGGGGTCGGCGCGGTCAAAACCCTGTAGTTGAGTTGGGTGAGAATGGTTTTAACCAGCTCAAGAATGGGAAATTCATCTTCCACCACCAGCACGGTTTCAGCGGCGCCCGGATGAATCTTTTCGGGAACCGGCACAGGCTTCTCCGGAAGCTCTGCCCCCATATACCGCGGCAGATAAATCCTGAAGCTGGTGCCTTCGCCCGGTTCACTGTAAACATTGATAAAACCCTGGTTCTGTTTGACGATTCCGTACACCGTGGACAACCCCATGCCGGTGCCCCGGCCGGCCCCTTTGGTGGAAAAAAAAGGCTCGAAGATCTGCGCCACGATCTCGCGGTCCATGCCGCAACCGTCATCACTGACGGCCAACAACACAAAATCGCCGGGCGCGGCCTCCGCGTGCAACGCGCAATAAGCCTCGTCGAAGCTTACCTTGGCCGTCTCAATACTGACCTTGCCCACATCGCTGATGGCATCCCGGGCGTTGACACAGAGGTTGGCAAGAATCTGATCGAGTTGCGACGGGTCCAGCAGCACCGGCCACAAATCATTTCCCGGATGCCAGACCAGGTCAAGATCCTCTCCGATGAGTCGCCGCAAAATCTTAAGCATGTTCTGCACCCCGGCGTTCAGGTCGAGAACCTGGGGCGCAATGTTTTCTTTGCGGGCGAAGGCCAGCAACTGCCGAACGATATCCCGGGATCGTGCGGCCGCGGCCAGAATTTCCTGCAGATCCTTATGCAACGGCGTTTCAGCTGCCACTTTATTCAACGCCAGTTCCGAGTAACCGATGATGACACTGAGAATATTGTTGAAATCGTGGGCCACGCCTCCGGCCAGACGGCCGACGGCTTCCATCTTCTGAGCCTGGTTGAGCTGAGTCCGCAGTTTATCATGTTCCTGATCGACGGCAAGACCGTGTAAGGCGAAAGCGAGGTCGCCGCAGAGTTCTGCGAACAGAGCCCGTTCCTCGACGTCGTCTGCCACCCCAACCGGCAGAGCGGCCACGAGGACGCCATACTCTTCGCCGGCATGGCGCAAAGCCCCGGCCAGGGCCGCCGTGTCGCCGTAGGTATGAGCCAGAGGACAAACATGGCAATCAGCTTTCGTACCATGCCCGAGCACAACCTCAGGTCCGGCCAGGGCCCGGCGGCAGCATTCCGGCCAGACGCCGTTTTCAAGCTCACTCCGCAACTTGGCAAAATTGTCGCCGACCCCCGCTGCGGCCACAACCCGCAGTTCCCCCAAGCCCTCGCGCAAGGCGACCCAGGCGGAATGATAACCGCGGGTTTCGACAAGGATTTCGCCGGCCCGGCGCAACAGAATTTCCCGGTTCTTCTCATGGATGATCAATTGGTTGACCTTGCGCAAGCCTCTTAACACGGCAGTTACATGCCGCAACCGCTCCTCCATTATTTTGCGCTCGCTGATATCCTCGCCGGCGCTCAGAACCCCGGTAATGGCGCCCGTCTCGTCCCGCAAGAGAGCATTATGCCAGGCAAGGGTGCGACGTTCGCCGTTACAGGCGATCACCTCATTTTCATGGTATTCAAAGGGCTCGACCTTGCCCGCCACGATCTGCGAGAACAAAACGGACACCTCATCCTTGTTCTCGGCGGGCAGGCAGTTGTCAAACCAGTTGCGGCCTTTGAGTTCTGCCGCTCGCCGGCCCAGCAATTCGCAACCCTTACGGTTGATGAGACTGATATCGCCCTTCTCGTCCAGGGCGACAATCACAGTCTCAACCGTGTCCAGATAACTCTGGCTGCGGGCCAGCTCGGCCCGCAGCGTGCGCTCCGCCTCGCGCTCCCGGGTCTGGTCACGGAAGACCAGAACCACGCCGCTGATCACGCCCTTTTCATTCCGAATAGGTGCGCCGCTGTCGGCGATGGGCCGCTCCACCCCATCGCGGGCAACGAGCAGGGTGTGGTTGGCCAGGCCGACGATCGTTCCCTGACGCAGAACCTTGGCCACCGGATCTTCGACCGGATTTCGGGTTTCCTCGTTGATAATGCGAAAAATCTCGGTCAGCGGGCGGCCGCAGGCCTCGGCCTGAGACCAGCCGGTAAGGTTTTCGGCTACCGGATTGAGCAGCTCCACCAGCCCCCGACCATCGGTGGCGATGACCGCGTCGCCGATGGCTTTTAAGGTCACGCGGTGGCGTTGTTCACCGGCCCGCAGCGCCGCCTCGGAAAAATACAAGGCCCGGTAGTAAGCCTTTTTGTTGCGTTGTCCCATAACCAATCCGAGCGCGCCGATGCAGGCGGCCAGCAACATAAACAAGGCCAGAATCAGGGCCGAGCGGAAACGCCATTCGGCAAAGACTTCCGCTTCATCGATTTTGGCGATCATGATCCAGGGAGAATCCGGAATGGGAAGAATGACCGCGACCACCTTGACGCCGCGATAATCTCTGCCCCGCACAAAGCCTTGCCGGCCCAATCCGGCCATGACGGCTGGAGTCTCGGTCCGGCTCAAAGGCAGCCGTAATTTAAGAGCGGTGTCGGAACGATGCCGCAGGTCGTTGAGAAATAAAACCTCGTCGCCGTCGCGTTGCACCAGCAGGGTTTCCGCGCTGTCGCTGGGCGTCGGCCAGAAACGGACCAGGGGATAGAGAAAGCTTGAGGCGTCATTGACCATGATCAACGCGGCCAGCGGCAAAACGCTTAATCCGTTTTTATGATAAAGCGGCATGATCAGCGCAAGATGCGGAAACGTGTCGCTCGATTCCAGGTGGAGACTGGTAAATACGGGAGCATGTGCACTCCAGGCCTGCGCCAGGGCGGACTCGAAGTCGCACCGGCAATCAGGAGCCGCGACCAGGCTGAGCAGCACTTGTCCTCCCGGGTCCGCCAGCATGATGTCTGCGTAGCCGTGGCGTTTCGCCAGGTTACGCAGACGCAGAAGCAGATCGCGGCGTTGTTCCTGACCTTGCCCGGCCATGAAAGAGGTCACGCTTTGCAGCAGAAAGAAATAATTTTGCAGGGCGGCGGCCGCTTGCAGCTGATTCTTGCGCCAGGCGGCGATCTGCTCCGCCTTAAGTCGCGCGATCGCGCCGAGATCATTCTCGACCTTTTTTTCAACAGCTTGTTCCTGGGCCTGGTAGAACCAGAAACCGCCGAGCAGCAGGACGCCGAACGCCGACACCAGAAGAATCTTGAGTAAACGGAAGATAACCTTGAAATCAGGTTTCATGGCGTAAACCTCGCGCCCCCCGTCGCGGATCAAAGGCATCCCGCACCCCTTCCCCGATAAAAACCAACAAACTCAGCATGACCGCCAGAATAAAAAAAGCCGACAGCCCCAGCCAGGGGGCATGCAGGTTGGCCTTGCCCTGGGCCAGCAGTTCTCCCAGCGAAGGCGAACCCGGGGGCATGCCGAAACCCAGAAAATCAAGCGAGGTTAAAGTTGTGATCGAAGCGTTGAGAATGAACGGCGCGAAGGTTACGGTCGCGACCACGGCATTGGGCAGAATATGACGGAACATGATGGTCAAATCTCCGGCTCCCAGGGCGCGCGCGGCCCGGACATAATCGAGATTGCGGCCACGCAGGAATTCGGCCCGGACCATGCCAACCAGGCTCATCCAGGAAAAAAGCAGCATGATCCCGAGCAGCCACCAGAAATTCGGCTGAACAAAACTGGAAAGGATAATCAGCAGATAAAGCACCGGCAAACCCGACCAGATTTCGATCAAGCGTTGGCCGAACAAATCGATGTAGCCGCCATAATAGCCTTGCAGCGCTCCGGCCGTAATCCCGATCACGGAGCCGACCAGAGTCAGGCAAAGACCGAAGAAGACCGAAATGCGGAAACCATACAACAGGCGAGCAAAAACATCGCGTCCCTGGTCATCGGTTCCGAGCCAGTTGGCCGCCGACGGCGGCGACGGGGCCGGTTGCATGAGATTATAATTGATCGTGTCATAATGATAGCGCACCGGCGGCCAGATAACCAGGCCGCCGCCCGCGCGAATCAACTCCGCTAGATAAGGATCACGATAATCAGCCGCGGTCGCGAACTCCCCGCCGAAATCGGTCTCGGCGTAGTCCCGCATGACCGGCGCATACAGACGGCCGCCGTACAGAATCAGCAAGGGACGGTCATTGGCGATCACTTCCGCGCCCAGGCTGAGCCCGAAAAGCAGGAGAAAAATCCAGAGTGACCAGTAGCCCCGCCGGTTGGCCCGGAAACGTTGCCAGCGGCGGCGCTGAAGCGGATGGGAAAAAAAATCAGGCGAAAACAGGCTCATGCATCTCGTTCCGCAAAATCGATTCGAGGATCAACCACCATATAACAGAGGTCGCTGATCAGATTGGTAAGCAGACCCAGCAGCGTGAAAAGATAAAGGGTCGCGAACATCACCGGATAGTCCCGACCGATCGTGGCCTCGAAACCCAGCAGCCCGAGCCCGTCGAGGGAAAAGATCACCTCGATCAACAGGGAGCCGGCAAAAAACATGCTGATGAAAGCGGCCGGGAAACCCGCGATGATAATCAGCATCGCGTTCCGGAAAACATGACCGTAAAGCACTTCCTTGAAACTCAAACCCTTGGCGCGAGCCGTGATGACGTATTGCTTGCCGATTTCATCCAGAAACGAATTTTTGGTAAGCATGGTCAGGGTCGCGAAACCGCCGATCACCATGGCGGTCACGGGCAGGGCGAGATGGTGAAAATAGTCGATAACCTTGCCCCCCGGACTGAGATTGGCAAAATTGTCGGAGACCAGTCCCCGCAGCGGAAACCAGCTAAGATAGCTGCCGCCGGCGAACAGCACGACCAGCAGGACCGCGAACAGAAAAACCGGAATCGCATTGCCGATGATGATTATGGTACTCGACCAGATATCGAAACGGCTGCCGTGTCGCACCGCCTTGGCGATGCCCAGGGGAATCGAAACCAGGTAAATAATCAACGTGCTCCAGACCCCGAGAGAAATCGAAACCGGCATCTTTTCAAT carries:
- a CDS encoding HAMP domain-containing protein — protein: MVDQSYAALMALLETRSDLNRIRGSLLGLLVAENVAATSTLKREIEDRLQEIDLAVDQVKTFLHKHALAGELKLVAELEHDLEAYCLDLAQQLKLIGAGKADEARMIGTGAQKARFERMRATLIAVDEGLRKYIATRVGESARLLNHAVITFVIIALAAILFALFIAWVMNRVIAFPLQQITAAAERVAAGDLGVRT
- a CDS encoding response regulator, with protein sequence MIPDIGLSGMDGWTVLGMLKEDVRTRHIPVHVVSVEEPTTESRSRGAISHAVKPLNAEELELTFRRLEQVAAEHSKRVLVVEDDPEIRHATVALVASADTTVDEAATGAEAMTALRAENYDCPVLDLRLPDMDGNELLTELEREGVELPPVIVHTARDLSRDEENRLREHAQSVLIKDVRSQE
- a CDS encoding response regulator codes for the protein MESVGRLAGGVAHNFNNMLSVIIGYTEMALEGLDPSTPLYADLEEVLDAANRSAAMTRQLLAFARKQKINPKVLDLNMTVESLLKMLRRLLGENLDLFWRPGVGLWPVYMDPSQVDQILANLCVNARDAITDVGKVTIETDNVSIDEAYCAAHAGFIIPGAFVLLAVSDDGCGMPPEIIDNIFDPFFTTKKAGDGTGLGLATVYGIVKQNKGFINVYSEPGKGSTIRIYLPRHQGEDEPGAEPEVTTVPVGQGETVLLVEDEVSILKLVKAILERLNYRVLAAETTDQALNLAERHAGEISLLITDVVMPVMNGRDLAEQLRRQYPAMKAMFMSGYSANVIVHRSLLDQGVIFIQKPFSNRNLAIKVREALNG
- a CDS encoding PAS domain S-box protein: MELHLLACGIDQPVPAELHRGGQTGFIGEVNSSGLYGAVNGGLPTFLGTVGIIRNISRRKKVEDELARYRQGLEEMVAEQTGRIQFLNEVLQGVRSVNQLIVREKDRDRLIQAVCRNLVRERGLRGAWIVLNDHLPKKVEGAQSGFDPDAFARFLGRAAEGENPVCCEGALTNDPATSCESCPLGGQYEKCAGMTLALRHKGRQYGCLGVLAPPEFVGDAQETSLPTEIAGDIAFALHGIEVEAERLRSEQTLRTIFDSAGDGILLAKVKSGRLVAGNEALCRMLGYSVTELHELSVSDFCPVDRLADFRARLAPSPRDKIVVMQDVQLKRKDGSFFSADINAVLVELDNRLHGVGIVRNITVRKNLEAQLHQA
- a CDS encoding PAS domain S-box protein, with the protein product MPLIRDGGREVYAMKPDFKVIFRLLKILLVSAFGVLLLGGFWFYQAQEQAVEKKVENDLGAIARLKAEQIAAWRKNQLQAAAALQNYFFLLQSVTSFMAGQGQEQRRDLLLRLRNLAKRHGYADIMLADPGGQVLLSLVAAPDCRCDFESALAQAWSAHAPVFTSLHLESSDTFPHLALIMPLYHKNGLSVLPLAALIMVNDASSFLYPLVRFWPTPSDSAETLLVQRDGDEVLFLNDLRHRSDTALKLRLPLSRTETPAVMAGLGRQGFVRGRDYRGVKVVAVILPIPDSPWIMIAKIDEAEVFAEWRFRSALILALFMLLAACIGALGLVMGQRNKKAYYRALYFSEAALRAGEQRHRVTLKAIGDAVIATDGRGLVELLNPVAENLTGWSQAEACGRPLTEIFRIINEETRNPVEDPVAKVLRQGTIVGLANHTLLVARDGVERPIADSGAPIRNEKGVISGVVLVFRDQTREREAERTLRAELARSQSYLDTVETVIVALDEKGDISLINRKGCELLGRRAAELKGRNWFDNCLPAENKDEVSVLFSQIVAGKVEPFEYHENEVIACNGERRTLAWHNALLRDETGAITGVLSAGEDISERKIMEERLRHVTAVLRGLRKVNQLIIHEKNREILLRRAGEILVETRGYHSAWVALREGLGELRVVAAAGVGDNFAKLRSELENGVWPECCRRALAGPEVVLGHGTKADCHVCPLAHTYGDTAALAGALRHAGEEYGVLVAALPVGVADDVEERALFAELCGDLAFALHGLAVDQEHDKLRTQLNQAQKMEAVGRLAGGVAHDFNNILSVIIGYSELALNKVAAETPLHKDLQEILAAAARSRDIVRQLLAFARKENIAPQVLDLNAGVQNMLKILRRLIGEDLDLVWHPGNDLWPVLLDPSQLDQILANLCVNARDAISDVGKVSIETAKVSFDEAYCALHAEAAPGDFVLLAVSDDGCGMDREIVAQIFEPFFSTKGAGRGTGMGLSTVYGIVKQNQGFINVYSEPGEGTSFRIYLPRYMGAELPEKPVPVPEKIHPGAAETVLVVEDEFPILELVKTILTQLNYRVLTAPTPSDALRMAAEHDGEIDLLLTDVVMPEMNGRELSGRLQALYPKLKCLYMSGYTANVIVHRGVLDKGCQFIQKPFSTRDLAAKIRMVLADK
- a CDS encoding response regulator, with protein sequence MAQKDNRNQDVFPAPEVGAHILTAKSCGLASTPFRPLRQKVLIVDDHRENLVALRQVLSAVDVEVIEAGSGNQALTMTLSHDFSLAILDVRIPGMNGYELAEFLRGDPKTKNLPVIFMTAAYGEEEDLFKGYELGAVEYIVKPYKPAVLLAKVRVFLELQRTQKELARRIMELSASEERYRTLVTTIPDIVYRIDTEGRFTFLNDAVKLLGYSSEELIGLPFATIALPAEVEKVSR
- a CDS encoding GAF domain-containing protein, with amino-acid sequence MVGQAAAGKKPLSLHDVPADYVMIGSALGQLGPRNILAVPFLFEQELMGVIEIASLKPFSALHRDFFDLVTDSIGIAVQTAQSRERMKELLEESKRLTEELQVQQEELRVANEELEEQTLRLQESEENLRRQQEELELTNEELKEKNDLLERRTREIERAGKVVKEKAEEVALASKYKSEFLANMSHELRTPLNSLLLLAQGLARNQDGNLAADQVESAKIIHAAGNDLLNLINEILDLSRIEAGRIDLRFGPVSVSELAERVRTSFGHLAEEKGISLKVVIREDAPDEITSDPKRVEQVIRNLVSNAVKFTETGGVTVTFAQGRIRAPRQLAISITDTGIGIAREQHKVIFEAF